The Mycobacteriales bacterium genome segment TGACGTTTCATGGCCGGTTCATCCGGAACGACCTACTCTCGTCGGGAATAGTCACCCGGTCGGTGACCACTGGTGCTGTACTGCTGTCTTTCCTTACTGCTGTCCTGCCCTACCGCTCGCCGTACCCGCCATCCGCTCGACGTAGTCGCGAGCTGCGGCCGGGTCGAGTTCGCCCGCGACACGCATCGCGCGGGTGAACGCCCGCCGCCGCACGGCGAGGTCGAAGCACGTCAGGTCGGGGTGCACGGAGGCACCCCGCCCGGACATCCGTCGACGCGGGTCGGGGATGAGAACACCCCCCACCGCCACGACACGAAGCAGTTCGGACACCGTCGCGCGCGTCCTGCAACCGACACAGGTGCGGACCGGACCGGTCTTCACCCGCGCCGAATCCCGTTGACGCCCGACGGACCGTTCCACAGTCTAGCGCGGTGCCGCCGGATCGTGCTCGACCGAGGCCGTGGGGTCCGGTGCCGCATCCGGTGTCGGGTCCGGCGCGTCGCCATGAATGTCGATCCGCCAGCCCGTGAGCCGAGCGGCAAGTCGGGCATTTTGTCCCTCTTTGCCGATCGCCAGGGAGAGCTGGAAGTCGGGCACCGTCACCCGGGCGGCACGTGCTTCGGGATCCACCACCTCGACGGCCAGCACGTTGGCCGGCGAGAGTGCGCTGGCGACGAAACGCGCGGGGTCGTCGGAGTAATCCACGATGTCGATCTTCTCGCCGTGCAGTTCCGACATCACGTTGCGGACCCGTGCGCCCATCGGGCCGATGCAGGCACCCTTCGGGTTGACGCCCGACACGGTCGCCCGGACGGCGATCTTCGACCGGTGCCCGGCCTCGCGGGCCACGGCGACGATCTCGACGGACCCGTCGGCGATCTCGGGCACCTCCAGGG includes the following:
- a CDS encoding YlxR family protein, with amino-acid sequence MERSVGRQRDSARVKTGPVRTCVGCRTRATVSELLRVVAVGGVLIPDPRRRMSGRGASVHPDLTCFDLAVRRRAFTRAMRVAGELDPAAARDYVERMAGTASGRAGQQ